One window of the Benincasa hispida cultivar B227 chromosome 3, ASM972705v1, whole genome shotgun sequence genome contains the following:
- the LOC120074140 gene encoding LOW QUALITY PROTEIN: ATP synthase subunit alpha, chloroplastic-like (The sequence of the model RefSeq protein was modified relative to this genomic sequence to represent the inferred CDS: substituted 1 base at 1 genomic stop codon): MAGELVEFEEGTIGIALNLESNNVGVVLMGDGLLIQEGSSVKATGRIAQIPVSEAYLGRIINALAKPIDDXGEISSSNSRLIESPAPGIISKRSIYEPLQTGLIAIDSMIPIERGQRKLIIGDRQSGKTAVATDTILNQQGQNVICVYVAIGQKASSVAQVVTALQERGAMEYTIIVAETADSRATLQYLAPYTGAALAEYFMYRKQHTSIIYDDPSKQVQAYRQMSLLLRRPPGREAYPGDVFYLHSRLLERAAKSSSALGEGSMTALPLVETQSGDVSAYIPTNVISINDGQIFLSVDLFNVGIKLAINVGSS; encoded by the coding sequence ATGGCAGGTGAATTAGTAGAATTTGAAGAGGGTACTATAGGCATAGCTCTAAATTTAGAATCAAATAATGTTGGTGTTGTATTAATGGGTGATGGTTTGCTGATACAGGAGGGAAGTTCTGTAAAAGCAACGGGAAGAATTGCTCAGATACCAGTAAGTGAGGCTTATTTAGGTCGTATTATAAATGCCCTGGCTAAACCTATTGATGACTGAGGTGAAATTTCATCTTCTAACTCTCGGTTAATTGAATCCCCCGCTCCTGGTATTATTTCGAAACGTTCCATATATGAGCCTCTTCAAACAGGACTTATTGCTATTGATTCAATGATTCCTATCGAACGTGGTCAGcgaaaattaattattgggGACAGGCAGAGCGGTAAAACTGCAGTAGCCACGGATACGATTCTCAATCAACAAGGGCAAAATGTAATATGTGTTTATGTAGCTATTGGTCAAAAAGCATCTTCTGTGGCTCAAGTAGTGACTGCTTTACAGGAAAGGGGGGCAATGGAATACACTATTATAGTAGCCGAAACGGCGGATTCTCGGGCTACATTACAATACCTTGCCCCTTATACAGGAGCAGCTTTGGCTGAATATTTTATGTACAGAAAACAACACACTTCAATCATTTATGATGATCCCTCCAAACAAGTACAAGCTTATCGACAAATGTCTCTTCTTTTACGAAGACCGCCGGGCCGCGAAGCTTATCCGggagatgttttttatttgcaTTCACGCCTTTTGGAAAGAGCCGCTAAATCAAGTTCTGCTTTAGGTGAAGGAAGTATGACTGCTTTACCACTAGTTGAGACCCAATCGGGAGATGTTTCAGCTTATATTCCTACTAATGTAATTTCCATTAACGATGGACAAATATTCTTATCTGTCGATCTATTCAATGTTGGAATCAAACTTGCTATTAATGTGGGTAGTTCC
- the LOC120072499 gene encoding subtilisin inhibitor CLSI-I-like, whose product MAEDNQKTNAPQDQQLGKSATVIIPKSYEEFMQLFQPKTSVNKAWPSLVGLTAEEAEKKIKEEMAEVYVSVVPPSYAITFDLRSNRVWLFVDSSGKVVQTPVIG is encoded by the exons ATGGCTGAAGACAACCAAAAAACCAACGCCCCTCAAGATCAGCAGCTGGGTAAATCAGCAACCGTCATCATTCCTA AATCTTACGAGGAGTTTATGCAATTATTTCAACCCAAAACATCGGTAAATAAGGCATGGCCGTCATTAGTGGGTTTGACAGCAGAAGAGGCAGAGAAGAAGATAAAGGAAGAAATGGCTGAAGTTTACGTTTCAGTGGTTCCTCCGAGTTACGCCATAACTTTTGATCTTAGATCTAATCGTGTTTGGTTATTCGTTGATTCTTCTGGTAAAGTTGTACAAACACCTGTTATTGGTTAA
- the LOC120072910 gene encoding L-type lectin-domain containing receptor kinase IV.1-like produces MAAIVFFTLILLIFISLSSGDQSFTFNGFHSGDLFLDGVAEVTSNGLLKLTNDYDQQIGHAFYPNSISFKTPSNSSSVSSFSATFVFAIISEYDDLGGHGIAFVVSPTSGLPGARPSESLGLFNESNNGNETNHVFAVELDTIQNLDLRDINKNHVGININGLVSEKAERAGYWVDSDFRNLTLISGEPMQVWVEYDGFEKQINVTLAPIEIRDKPKIPLLSYRRDLSSVINDIMYVGFSSSTGSITTSHYVLAWSFSVNGEAQRLALSQLPNLPSRPGKKQRRSKFLTVGLPLISVSAASMTVSGVIYFIYRRRKFGEILEDWELEYGPQRFKYKDLYRATKGFREKEFLGFGGFGRVYKGVLPNSKMEVAVKKISHESRQGMKEFVAEIVSVGRLRHRNLVALLGYCRRKGELFLVYDYMKNGSLDSYLHEWPEITINWEQRFEIIKGVASGLFYLHEQCEKVVIHRDVKASNVLLDDEFNGRLGDFGLAKMYDRGADPRTTHVVGTLGYLAPEHIRTGRATTRTDVYAFGAFLLEVACGRRPIHPQEDADDFILMDWVFSCWINGHILQTVDPKLGGNFEPSQLELVLKLGLLCSHYSPSVRPTMHQVLQYLEAAAPLPDLSSLRWRLSGSGFFNLRPRNGDDDGLDDFTVSYPLSTERNVTSSSSVAESILSDGR; encoded by the exons ATGGCGGCGATTGTCTTCTTCACCTTAattcttttgattttcatttcattatctTCTGGAGATCAAAGCTTCACCTTCAATGGCTTCCACTCCGGCGATCTCTTTCTCGACGGCGTTGCCGAAGTAACCTCCAATGGCCTTTTGAAGCTCACCAACGACTACGACCAACAAATTGGCCACGCCTTttacccaaattccatttccTTCAAAACCCCATCAAACAGTTCCTCAGTTTCCTCCTTCTCTGCAACTTTCGTCTTCGCCATAATCTCAGAATACGACGATCTCGGCGGCCATGGAATCGCCTTCGTCGTTTCTCCAACGAGCGGTCTCCCCGGAGCTCGGCCGAGCGAAAGCCTCGGTCTATTCAACGAGTCCAATAACGGGAACGAAACGAATCACGTCTTCGCTGTTGAACTCGACACGATTCAGAATCTTGATCTTAGAGACATCAACAAGAACCATGTCGGAATCAACATAAACGGACTAGTATCGGAGAAGGCGGAGCGAGCAGGGTATTGGGTTGACAGCGACTTTAGGAATTTGACGTTAATCAGTGGTGAACCCATGCAAGTTTGGGTTGAATACGACGGTTTTGAAAAGCAAATTAACGTTACTTTAGCTCCAATTGAAATCAGAGATAAACCCAAAATTCCCCTTTTATCTTACCGGCGCGACTTATCGTCGGTCATCAACGATATCATGTACGTCGGATTCTCATCGTCGACAGGCTCCATTACGACGTCGCATTACGTTTTAGCTTGGAGTTTCAGCGTCAATGGCGAAGCGCAGAGGCTTGCTCTATCTCAACTCCCCAATCTTCCATCTCGGCCGGGAAAAAAACAGAGACGATCTAAATTCTTGACGGTCGGTTTACCGTTGATTTCTGTTTCAGCAGCTTCAATGACAGTTTCGGGGGTAATTTATTTCATATACCGGAGACGAAAATTCGGAGAGATTCTAGAGGATTGGGAGCTGGAATACGGACCACAAAGATTCAAATACAAGGATTTATACAGAGCAACAAAGGGATTCAGGGAAAAGGAATTTCTGGGATTTGGTGGATTCGGTAGAGTTTACAAAGGGGTATTACCAAATTCAAAGATGGAAGTTGCAGTGAAGAAAATCTCTCATGAATCGAGACAGGGGATGAAGGAATTCGTGGCGGAGATAGTGAGTGTAGGGCGGCTCCGACACCGGAACTTGGTGGCGCTGTTGGGGTATTGCCGGCGGAAAGGGGAGCTGTTTTTGGTGTATGATTACATGAAGAATGGAAGCTTGGACTCGTATTTACATGAGTGGCCAGAAATTACGATAAATTGGGAACAGAGATTTGAGATAATAAAAGGGGTGGCGTCGGGGCTGTTTTATCTTCATGAACAGTGCGAGAAAGTGGTGATTCATAGAGATGTGAAGGCGAGTAATGTGTTGCTTGATGATGAATTTAATGGAAGATTGGGGGATTTTGGTTTGGCTAAAATGTATGACCGTGGCGCTGATCCTCGAACCACCCACGTCGTTGGAACTCTTGG GTATCTAGCGCCAGAGCACATAAGAACAGGGAGAGCCACAACAAGAACAGACGTTTATGCATTTGGGGCATTTCTTTTAGAAGTGGCCTGTGGAAGAAGGCCAATTCACCCTCAAGAAGATGCCGACGATTTCATTTTAATGGATTGGGTGTTCTCTTGTTGGATAAACGGCCACATTCTCCAAACCGTTGATCCCAAATTGGGAGGAAATTTCGAACCTTCACAGCTTGAATTGGTTCTCAAGCTTGGCTTGCTCTGTTCCCACTACTCACCCTCAGTTCGCCCCACAATGCACCAGGTTTTGCAGTATTTGGAGGCCGCTGCGCCACTGCCGGACCTCTCTTCGCTCCGGTGGCGCCTCTCCGGAAGTGGGTTTTTCAATTTGAGGCCTCGCAACGGCGATGACGATGGGTTGGACGATTTTACGGTGTCTTATCCGTTATCGACGGAAAGGAATGTGACGAGTTCTTCGTCGGTTGCGGAGTCTATTCTGTCGGATGGCCGCTGA